In Mixophyes fleayi isolate aMixFle1 chromosome 11, aMixFle1.hap1, whole genome shotgun sequence, one DNA window encodes the following:
- the LOC142106879 gene encoding serine protease inhibitor swm-1-like, with protein MATTFMHQLMTLGVTFVLLNAVTANSECPITCEENKEYLTCGSGCPTNCSHHDVPSICTDQCVPGCFCTKDYLPDDSGRCVSKELCESCKGNTVYSGCGTACPTTCDNMFDTGVKPCPLMCKIGCVCKPGYVLNGEECVLPKDCPCRKPEQ; from the exons ATGGCAACGACATTTATGCACCAACTGATGACTCTTG GTGTGACCTTCGTGCTGTTAAATGCAGTAACAGCTAATTCAGAAT gccCAATTACGTGTGAAGAGAACAAAGAATATCTTACATGTGGAAGTGGCTGTCCTACAAACTGTAGCCACCACGACGTACCTTCTATCTGTACCGATCAGTGTGTCCCTGGCTGTTTCTGCACGAAGGACTACCTACCGGATGATTCAGGACGGTGTGTGTCGAAGGAGCTGTGTGAGTCCTGTAAAGGAAACACAGTATACTCAGGCTGTGGCACCGCTTGCCCTACGACATGTGACAATATGTTTGATACCGGAGTGAAACCTTGCCCATTAATGTGCAAAATAGGCTGTGTCTGTAAGCCAGGGTACGTTCTGAATGGGGAAGAATGTGTGCTTCCTAAGGATTGCCCATGCAGGAAGCCAGAGCAATAA
- the LOC142106571 gene encoding cysteine-rich venom protein 1-like, with product MAMTFMHQLMTLGVTFVLLNAVTANSESPTNCGENKEFKECGSACPTNCSHYDVPPGCTKQCVCGCFCTEDYLPNESGDCVLKKLCESCKGNTVYSGCATACPTTCDNMFDTGERICMEMCKAGCACKPGYVLNGEECVLPKDCPCRKPEQ from the exons ATGGCAATGACATTTATGCACCAACTGATGACTCTTG GTGTGACCTTCGTGCTGTTAAATGCAGTAACAGCTAATTCAGAAA gccCAACTAACTGTGGAGAGAACAAAGAATTTAAAGAGTGTGGAAGTGCCTGTCCCACAAACTGTAGCCACTACGACGTACCTCCTGGCTGTACCAAGCAGTGTGTCTGTGGCTGTTTCTGCACGGAGGACTACCTACCGAATGAGTCAGGAGACTGTGTGCTGAAGAAGCTGTGTGAGTCCTGTAAAGGGAACACAGTATACTCAGGCTGTGCCACTGCTTGCCCTACGACATGTGACAATATGTTTGATACCGGAGAGAGAATTTGCATGGAAATGTGCAAAGCAGGCTGTGCCTGTAAGCCAGGGTACGTTCTGAATGGGGAAGAATGTGTGCTTCCTAAGGATTGCCCATGCAGGAAGCCAGAGCAATAA